A part of Myxococcus landrumus genomic DNA contains:
- a CDS encoding serine/threonine protein kinase: MSIDGWTVAKELGNGGFAVVYLAEKHSRRCALKLARHRDSSGDDKQTHARTMRELTALLLLEHPNIVRHQGYGYAERGNAYLALEYVDGWTMAEWAERKHPTFREVLTVFDKLAGALSYMHSRGILHRDLKLSNVLIRKSDGEPVIIDFSCATFSAAEELTDSGLPPGTDRFRAPEQFRWLMAHKDQHRARYAYQVADEVFALGAMLFDLLTDPRPTAERTRASLNSPSLKPPAVCSQNRRVPEFLSDLVGSMLSREPGLRPVDTEALRRELGELLANPSDEYLRTVHTPSDQVPAEVGAERVALEDGRKAGNPLGGVRMRGLAVLASVSVLVAAGALWLGRGVPPTVVQPQSEGLGAALHVPISPPSHLVPPAMSHSSSAAVAQTGPESVAQVQKEGPMKNAPTTEVPLQGRQTRGRARTTAAAECATMTLVAALAAGCPGAQIRPESFTCPAGAEESMREDLRWEDNEGFTVTIDSRFKRGERVWFTAGAEVEGVVPKSVDSRQRQVAPPGTRFFGKAYYLSDKMGRSEGPALVVRYDRVKLPGQDERPVCFVVEQTAYGYEDGRVWAPNAGGGYVVDRWP, from the coding sequence ATGTCCATTGACGGCTGGACTGTCGCGAAGGAACTTGGCAATGGCGGGTTTGCTGTCGTGTACCTCGCTGAGAAGCACTCGCGGCGGTGTGCCCTCAAACTTGCCCGCCACCGTGATTCCAGCGGGGACGACAAACAAACCCATGCCCGAACGATGCGGGAGCTGACTGCACTGCTGCTGCTCGAACATCCGAACATCGTCCGGCATCAGGGGTATGGCTACGCTGAGCGTGGGAATGCGTATCTCGCTCTCGAATATGTCGATGGCTGGACCATGGCCGAGTGGGCCGAGCGAAAACATCCGACGTTCCGCGAAGTGCTGACGGTATTCGACAAGCTCGCGGGTGCGCTGTCGTACATGCACAGCCGGGGCATCCTGCATCGAGACCTGAAGCTCTCCAACGTGCTGATTCGCAAGAGCGACGGAGAGCCGGTCATCATCGATTTCAGTTGTGCGACGTTCTCCGCCGCCGAAGAGCTGACGGATAGCGGATTGCCCCCTGGGACGGACCGCTTTCGCGCACCAGAACAGTTCCGCTGGCTCATGGCGCACAAGGACCAGCATCGCGCACGGTACGCCTATCAGGTCGCTGATGAAGTCTTCGCGTTGGGGGCGATGCTCTTTGATCTCCTGACGGACCCCCGGCCGACGGCCGAGAGGACACGTGCCTCTCTCAACAGTCCGAGTCTCAAGCCGCCTGCCGTGTGCAGCCAGAATCGACGTGTGCCCGAGTTTCTGAGTGACCTCGTCGGAAGCATGCTGTCGCGCGAACCGGGACTTCGGCCGGTCGACACGGAGGCGCTACGCCGAGAACTAGGGGAACTGCTGGCCAACCCGAGCGATGAATATCTGCGCACGGTCCACACCCCATCGGACCAGGTTCCCGCCGAGGTGGGCGCGGAGCGGGTTGCCCTGGAGGATGGGCGTAAGGCGGGGAATCCACTCGGTGGCGTGAGGATGCGGGGGCTTGCCGTACTTGCCTCCGTGAGCGTCCTGGTTGCGGCTGGGGCCCTCTGGCTCGGTCGCGGCGTGCCCCCCACCGTCGTCCAGCCTCAATCGGAGGGGCTTGGTGCCGCTCTCCATGTCCCGATTTCGCCCCCTTCGCACTTGGTTCCCCCTGCTATGTCCCATTCCAGTTCCGCAGCCGTGGCTCAGACGGGCCCGGAGTCTGTAGCCCAGGTTCAGAAGGAAGGTCCCATGAAGAACGCTCCGACAACTGAGGTTCCGCTCCAAGGTCGCCAGACGCGCGGGCGAGCGAGGACCACCGCTGCCGCTGAGTGCGCAACGATGACACTGGTTGCGGCTCTCGCAGCGGGTTGCCCGGGAGCGCAGATCCGGCCCGAGTCCTTCACTTGCCCTGCCGGGGCCGAGGAGTCGATGAGAGAAGACCTTCGGTGGGAAGATAACGAGGGGTTCACGGTTACGATTGATAGCCGCTTCAAGCGTGGCGAACGAGTGTGGTTCACGGCTGGGGCTGAGGTCGAAGGGGTTGTGCCCAAGAGCGTGGATTCGCGTCAACGACAGGTTGCCCCCCCAGGGACGCGCTTCTTTGGGAAGGCTTACTACTTGTCCGACAAGATGGGCCGTTCTGAGGGGCCTGCACTGGTTGTCCGCTACGACCGGGTGAAACTGCCGGGTCAGGATGAGCGGCCGGTGTGCTTCGTGGTCGAGCAGACTGCCTACGGATACGAAGACGGCCGCGTTTGGGCACCCAATGCCGGGGGCGGCTACGTCGTGGACCGATGGCCCTGA